GCTTGGCGGCGACTATTTTATTTTTTCTTTAAATTTTTCGTATTTTTTCTCGACGTAGCTTTTGATCTCGGCTTCAAAACGCGCGCGCGAAAACCTTAGCGAATTTTCCCTGATTTTTACGGGTTCGAATTTATCATGATTTTGCTCAAATTTAGCTACGGCGGCAAGCATCTCTTTTGTGTTCTGCTCCATAAAATATAACCCGCTCTCGCCGTCAATCACCGTCTCGCGAGCGCCGCCGCGACCAAAGCAGATCACGGGCGTACCGCATGCCTGCGCTTCTACGGGCGTGATACCAAAGTCCTCCTCGGCAGCAAAAACAAACGCCTTAGCCCGCCCCATGAGATCCGCCATCGTCTCATTGTCCACAAAGCCCAGAAGCTCGACGTTTTTACCAGCTTTCGATTTGATTTTAGCCATATCGGGACCATCGCCGATGACGAGCAGTTTTTTATCCGTCTGCGAAAACGCCTCCACGATTAGATCAATCTTTTTATACGGCACCATGCGCGACGCGGTGAGATAAAAGTCCTCTTTGGCTTCGCGCAGCGTAAATTTATCCACGTCCACGGGCGGATAGATTACATTGCTAGGCTTGCCGTAAATTTTCTCGATTCGGCGCGCGATATAGCGGCTATTTGCGACGTAGTGATCCACGCGGT
This genomic interval from Campylobacter concisus contains the following:
- a CDS encoding glycosyltransferase family 4 protein; this translates as MKKALIHDWFSTYAGAEKCVESFTNIWDDFEIYGLIDFLSDTDRNKILKGKRAHMSFIQNLPFAKSKYRNYLPLFPLAIEQFDLSGYDVVLSSSHAVAKGVLTHQGQLHIAYVHTPIRYAWDLYHQYLRESGLDRGLKGALVKYFLHKIRLWDASAANRVDHYVANSRYIARRIEKIYGKPSNVIYPPVDVDKFTLREAKEDFYLTASRMVPYKKIDLIVEAFSQTDKKLLVIGDGPDMAKIKSKAGKNVELLGFVDNETMADLMGRAKAFVFAAEEDFGITPVEAQACGTPVICFGRGGARETVIDGESGLYFMEQNTKEMLAAVAKFEQNHDKFEPVKIRENSLRFSRARFEAEIKSYVEKKYEKFKEKIK